The following coding sequences lie in one Apus apus isolate bApuApu2 chromosome 16, bApuApu2.pri.cur, whole genome shotgun sequence genomic window:
- the HRK gene encoding activator of apoptosis harakiri: MCPCALHGGPPAPCPCSPGRAARPSAAARLVAARLRRLGDELEQRALRRKARGRGPGAGRRLAALLCLLCALTPAAALGWLSRRRSL, encoded by the coding sequence ATGTGCCCGTGCGCGCTGCACGGCGGCCCCCCCGcgccctgcccctgcagccccggccgcgccgcccggCCCTCGGCTGCCGCCCGCCTGGTCGCCGCCCGCCTGCGCCGCTTGGGCGATGAGCTGGAGCAGCGGGCGCTGCGGCGCAAGGCTCGGGGCCGCGGCCCCGGGGCCGGCCGGCGCCTGGCCgccctgctgtgcctgctgtgcGCCCTCACGCCCGCGGCCGCGCTGGGCTGGCTGAGCCGCAGGAGGAGCCTCTAA